The Kineococcus rhizosphaerae DNA window GCTCGCGCGGTGGGTGCACCGCGCCCGCACCGACCCCGAGGCGCAGGCCGTGCGCACCGAGCGGGACCTGCTGCGCGCCCGGGTCGCCGAGCTGGAGGACCGCGTCGGCGCAGGCCACGAGCTGACGGCGACCGTCACCCCCGTCGCGGCGAGCCTGCAGCGCGTCGAGGCCCAGGTCGCGGCCCTCGAGCGCGACCGCGTCGAGCAGTTCGCGCGGCTGAGCGAGCAGCTGCGCACCGTCGCCGAGGGCACCGACGCCCTGCGCGACCAGACCGCCACCCTCGCCGGGGCGCTGCGGGCCTCCTCCTCGCGGGGGTCGTGGGGCGAGGTGCAGCTGCGCCGCGTCGTCGAGCACGCCGGGATGCTCGACCGCGTCGACTTCTCCGAGCAGTCCACGCTGACCACCCGCTCGGGGCGGACCGTGCGCCCGGACCTGGTGGTCAACCTGCCCGGCGGCAAGCACGTCGTCGTCGACGCCAAGGCCCCGCTGGCCGCCTTCCTGCGCGCGGGCGAGGCCGCCGACGACGGCGAGCGCCGCCGCGAGCTGGCCGCCCACGCGCGGGCCGTGCGCGGGCACGTCGACGCCCTGGCCGCCAAGGAGTACCCCAGCGCCGTCGAGGACTCCCCCGACGTCGTCGTCTGCTTCGTGCCGGGCGAGGCGTTCCTGGCCGCGGCGTGCGAGGCCGACCCGGCCCTGCTCGAGCACGCCATGTCCCGGCGCGTGGTGCTGGCGACCCCGACGACCCTGCTGGCCCTGCTGCGCACCGTCGCGCTCACCTGGCAGCAGGACGCGGTGGCGGGCGGTGCGCGGGAGCTGTTCGAGGTCGGCCGCGAGCTGTACGAGCGGCTCGGCACCCTCGGCGGGCACACCGCAGCCCTGGGCCGGACGCTGCACCGCGCGGTCGAGGACTACAACCGCTTCGTCGGCACCCTGGAACGGCGGGTGCTCGTCTCGGCCCGCCGCATCCGCGACCTGGACCTCGCGGACGAGGACCTGCCCGCCCCGCGGCCGCTGGAGGACACCGTGCGGCCGCTGACGGCGCCGGAGCTGCTGGAGGAGCCGGTCGCCGCGCTCAGACGGGAGTGACGGGCAGCGTCCGGCGGCCCCCGGTGACGTTGGCGGCCTTCAGGTCGCGGCGCAGGTCCGTGGGCAGCGCGAACTGCAGGTCCTCCATCGCCGTCGTGACCTCCTCGACCGCGCCGTAGCCGCGCTCGCGCAGGTGGGCCAGGACCTCGTCGACGAGCACCTCGGGCACCGAGGCGCCGGAGGTCAGCCCGACGGTCGTGACGCCGGCGAACCACGCGTCGTCGATCTCCCCGGCGTTGTCGACGCGGTGCGCGGCCCTCGCGCCGGCGTCGAGGGCGACCTCGGCCAGCCGCACGGAGTTGGAGGAGTTCGCCGAGCCCACGACGATGACGAGGTCGGCCTCGGGGGCGATCTTCTTGATCGCCACCTGACGGTTCGACGTGGCGTAGCAGATGTCCTCGCTGGGCGGGTCCTGCAGGTTCGGGAAGCGCTGCCGCAGCCGGCGGACGGTCTCCATCGTCTCGTCGACGCTCAGCGTGGTCTGCGAGAGCCAGACGAGGTTGTCGGGGTCCTTGACCTCGATGCGGTCGGCCACGTCGGGGTTGTCGACGATCGTGATGTGCTCGGGGGCCTCACCCGCGGTGCCCTCGACCTCCTCGTGGCCGGTGTGGCCGATGAGCAGGATCTCGGCGTCCTGCTTGGCGAAGCGGACGGCCTCCTTGTGCACCTTGGTCACCAGCGGGCACGTCGCGTCGATCGTCTGCAGCGAGCGCGCCTCGGCGGCCGCGCGGACGGCGGGGCTGACGCCGTGCGCCGAGAACACCAGGTGCTCGCCCTCGGGGACGGCGTCGGTCTCGTCGACGAAGACCGCCCCGCGCGCCTGCAGCGTCTTGACGACGTGCTTGTTGTGGACGATCTCCTTGCGGACGTAGACGGGCGCCCCGTACAGGTCGAGGGCCTTCTCCACGGCGATGACGGCGCGGTCCACGCCGGCGCAGTACCCGCGCGGCGCCGCGAGCAGGACCCGCTTGCCGCCGTCCCAGGCCGCGCGCTGCGCGGGGGTGCTCAGCAGGGAGGTGTCGTTGCAGTCGTCGGCGCTCTCGTCGGCGGGGGCCTGGGCCTCGGTCGCAGCTCCGGTCACGCTCTGGGTCACGCCCCCATGGTAGGTCGGGCCCCGGACACCGCCGGGCGCCCGCGCGACCGGACGCGGCTGGGAGGATGGCGCGGTGCCCGCCGACCCGACCGCCCCACCCCCCGCGCGCCGCCCGACCACCGCCGGGGAGACGACGGCCGAGAACCCGTGGCCCGTGCGCCTGCTCGCGGCCAAGATGGACGCCTACATCGCCAAGATGCCCTGGACGTGGGTCGAGGGCCAGGTCGTGCAGGTCAACGACCGGCCCGGCGCCTCCGTCGTCTTCGTGACGCTGCGCGACGCCGACACCGACATGTCGCTGCCCGTCACGATCGCGCGCCGCGTCCTGTCCCGGCTGCGCGAGGCGCTGCCCGACGGCCTGGGCCACGGGACCCGCGTCGTCGTGCACGCCAAGCCGGAGTTCTTCGCCAAGCGCGGGTCGCTGAGCCTGGCCGCCGACGACGTGCGGCCCGTCGGCGTCGGCGAGCTGCTGGCCCGCCTCGAGCACCTCAAGCGCGTGCTGCGCAGCGAGGGGCTGTTCGACGCCTCGCGCAAGAAGGAGCTGCCGTTCCTGCCGCACACCGTGGGGCTGGTCTGCGGGCGGGCCTCGGCCGCCGAGCGCGACGTCGTCGAGAACGCGCGCCTGCGCTGGCCCGCGGTGCGCTTCGAGGTCCGCGAGGTCGCCGTCCAGGGGCCGAACGCCGTCACCGAGGTGGTGCAGGCCCTGGCCGAGCTGGACGCCGACCCGCACGTGGAGGTCGTCGTCCTGGCCCGCGGCGGCGGCAACGTCGAGGACCTGCTGCCCTTCAGCAACGAGGCGCTCGTGCGGGCCGTGGCCAGGGCCCGCACCCCGGTCGTGTCCGCCATCGGGCACGAGGTCGACTCCCCGCTGGTGGACCTCGTCGCCGACGTCCGCGCCTCTACGCCCACCGACGCCGCCCGGCTCGTCGTGCCCGACGTCGCCGAGGAGCTGGCGGGGGTCGCGCAGCTGCGGGCCCGGGCCCGGCGGGGGGTCGCCGCGCGCGTCGAGCGCGAGGAGCACGCCCTGGCCGCCCTGCGCAGCCGTCCCGTCCTGGCCGCCCCGCACGTCCTGGTCGAGACCCGCGCGGCGGAGGTGGACGCGCTGCGCGAGCGCGCCCGCCGGTCGGTGCAGCACCGGCTGGAGCGGGCCGGGGTCGAGGTCGAGCACCTGCGCACCAGCGTGCGGGCGCTGTCGCCCCGCTCGACGCTGCTGCGCGGGTACGCCGTGGTCCAGCGGCCCGACGGCGGCCTGGTCCGCGTCCCCGGGGACGCCCCCGACGGCACCCGGCTGCGCATCCGGCTTCCCGACGGCGAGGTCGCCGCCACCGCTGGGTAGCCTCGCCCGGTGCCCCCCGAACCCAGCACGGAGCCCACCGCGGAACCGCTCGCGCCGTCCGACCTCAGCTACGAGCAGGCCCGCGACGAGCTCGCCGACGTCGTGCGCCGGCTCGAGACGGGCGGGACGGGTCTGGAGGAGGCGCTGGCGCTGTGGGAGCGCGGCGAGGCCCTCGCCGACCGCTGCCAGCAGTGGCTCGACGGGGCCCGTGCGCGCCTCGACGCCGCCCGCGAGGGCGGGCCCGGGGCCGGTTAGCCCTCCTTGACGCCCCACGGGGTGCCGGCGTCGGCCCAGCCCTGCTCGGCGGCCGTGACGAGCTGGGCCAGCAGGTCGTAGCCGCCCTCACCGGTCACGAGCAGGGTCTGGCCGTCCTGGGTGCGCGTCAGGGAGTAGCGCTCGCGGTCCGGCTGCAGGTACCGCTGCCACGCCTGCCCGTCGATCGTCTGCTCGCCGTCGGCGTCCCCGCTCTGGGTCTGCGCCTTCAGCCAGGTCCGCGTGGTGCCCTGCGCGGTCTCCAGCGCCAGGTACTTCCCGCCGTCGGTGCGGTACCCGACGTGCCAGGTGAGCACGCCGTCGGTGGAGCGGTTGACGTTGGCCGACGTCGCCGTCCAGCCCTGCGGCACGTCGGGCACGACGGGGTTGAACGGCAGCTGCGAGACGGCCCCGGCCGCGGCGTTGCGCACGTCGACCGCGGGCTGCTCGATGGCGTTGGGGCGCGGGATCAGCCAGACGACGACGGCGACGAAGGCCAGGATCACGGCCATCGACAGGACCATCGACTGCACGTTGCCGCCCCGGCGGGGGGCCGGGGGAACGCCTCGCGGGTCTTCTCCCGCCGCGATCTGCTCGGCCGACGGGGTGGTCTCGGGCGTGCTCACGTCCCCATGGTGACGGATAGAGTCGGCAGCCGACGACGAGCGTCGCCGGCGGCCCGCCCGGGGGCACCGGATCCCGCAAGCCCAACCGCGAGAGCGGCTGTCGCCCCAGGAGGTCCCACCCGTGTCCCAGCACACCACCCTGCCCCCCGCCCTGGCCGTCGGCGACGAGGCCCCCGACCGCAACCTGGCCATGGAACTGGTCCGGGTCACCGAGGCCGCCGCGATGGCCGGCGGCCGCTGGGTCGGGCGCGGGGACAAGAACAAGGCCGACGGCGCGGCCGTGAACGCCATGCGCACCCTCATCGGCACGGTCTCGATGAACGGCACCGTCGTCATCGGCGAGGGCGAGAAGGACAACGCCCCGATGCTCTACAACGGCGAGCGCGTCGGCGACGGTTCCGGGGCCGAGTGCGACGTCGCGGTCGACCCCATCGACGGCACCACCCTGACCGCGCGCGGCATGCCGAACGCGGTCTCGGTCCTGGCCGTCGCCGAACGCGGCACCATGTACGACCCCAGCGCCGTCTTCTACATGGACAAGCTCGCCGTGGGTCCCGAGGGCGCCGACGTCGTCGACATCCGGCTGCCGATCCGGGAGAACGTCCGCAAGCTGGCCAAGGCCAAGAAGCGCTGGGTGGAGGACGTCACCGTCTGCATCCTGGACCGCCCGCGGCACGCGCAGCTGGCCCAGGAGGTCCGCGACGCCGGGGCCCGCATCAAGTTCATCTCCGACGGCGACGTCGCCGGGGCCGTGATGGCCGCGCGCGAGGGCACCGGCGTCGACCTGCTCCTGGGCGTCGGCGGCACCCCCGAGGGCATCATCACGGCCTGCGCCATGCACTGCCTGGGCGGCACCATCCAGGGCCGGTTGTGGCCCCGCGACGACGACGAGCGGCAGAAGGCCCTGGACGCCGGGCACGACCTGGACGCCGTCCTGGACACCGAGGCGCTCGTGGCCAGCGACAACGTCTACTTCGTCGTCACGGGCATCACCGACGGCGAGCTGGTGGACGGGGTCCGCTACCGCGGGGACACCATCACCACCTCCAGCATCGTGATGCGCAGCAAGTCCGGCACGATCCGCAAGGTGGAGAGCGAGCACCGGTTGTCCAAGCTGCAGGCCTACTCGGCCGTCGACTTCACCGGCCCCCGCTGATGGGCACCCCCTCGGCCGGCGCACGCACGGTCGTCGTCGGCGAGGCCCTCGTCGACGTCGTGCACCGCGCGGGCGAGACGGACAGCGTCGAGCACCCGGGCGGGTCGCCGTTGAACGTGGCGTACGGCCTGGGCCGCCTCGAGCACGACGTCGCGCTGCTGACCCGCCTCGGCGACGACGCCCACGGTCGGCTGCTGCGCGCGCACCTGGACTCCGGCGGGGTGCGGCTGCTGCCCGGCGCCGTCGACGGCGACCGGACGTCGACGGCGCGCGCGGAGATCGACGCCGAGGGCAAGGCCACCTACGAGTTCGACCTGGTCTGGCGGCTGCCGGGCACGCCGCTGCCGGACGACGTGGCGCTGGTGCACACCGGCTCGATCGGGGCGGCCGTCAGCCCCGGCGCGGACTCGGCCCTGGCCCTGCTGCGGGCGGTCCGCGGCCGGGCCACGACGAGCTACGACCCCAACGTGCGGCCGGCGTTCTTCGAGTCCCCCGCCCGGGCCCTGGCCCGGGTCGAGGAGTTCGTCGAGGCCGCCGACGTCGTGAAGGCCTCCGACGAGGACATCGCCTGGCTGCTGCCGGGCGAGGACGTCGAGGACGTCGCCCGGCGCTGGCAGTCGCGGGGCCCGGCCCTGGTCGTCGTGACCCGCGGCAGCCGGGGCGCGGTCGCCGTCTCCGGGCCGGGCACGCTGCACGTGCCCGCCCCGAGGGTGGACGTCGTCGACACCGTGGGGGCCGGCGACGCGTTCATGTCCGGCCTGCTGCACGCCCTCGCCGAGCACGACCTGCTCGGCGGCGGCGCGCTGCCCCGGCTGCGGCGCCTGGACCTGGGCACCTTCGAGGACCTCGTGACGACCGCGATCCGCTCGGCGTCCATCACCTGCTCCCGGGCGGGGGCGAACCCGCCCACGCGCGCCGAACTGGCGGCGGGGCTGCCCTGACGACACCCTGACGGCGTGGACCAGACCCTGACACGCACCACCACCGCCCGCCGGCGGGCGGCCCGGTTCTCCTGGCTGGCCGTCCTGGTGGCGGGGGTGGTCGCCTACGTCGTGGTGCTGCGCGTCATGGTGCGCACCCAGAACCTCAACTTCTTCCCCTCGCTGCTGCTCATCGGCGCGATCACCGTGCCGGTGACCGTCCTGGCGTTCGCCGAGACCGGCGGCCGGGCGCGGCCGGGGGGCCCGGCGGTGCGCGGCTGGCTGGTCGCCACGGTCGCCATCGCCGGCGGTGTCGTGGGCACGGTGACCGCGGGGACGCTGGAGTACGACACCCTGCGCACGCTCGGGACCGTCCCGATGCTGTTCGTGGGGGTCATCGAGGAGTTCGCCAAGCTCATCGTCCCGCTGGTCCTCTTCCTCGTGCTGCGGCCGAAGGACCCGCGCGGCGGGGTCGTCGTGGGCGTCGCGGCCGGCACGGGGTTCGCGGTGCTGGAGACCATGGGGTACGGCTTCCAGGAACTGCTGCGCGCCCGGAGCATCGCCGCGGTCGACGGCGAGCTGCTGCTGCGGGGCCTGCTGTCCCCGGCGTGCCACATCGCCTGGACGGGCATGACGGTGGCGGTGCTGTGGCGCATCCCGACGGCCCGGCACCGGGTCCGGGCGGTGTGGGCCTTCGTGGCGACCTACGCCGCCGCCGTCGCCCTGCACGCGACGTGGGACTCCTCGGGCAGCCAGCTCGTCCACCTCGTCGTGGCCGTCGTGGGGCTCGTCGTCCTGTTCGTCTTCGTGCACCGCGCCCACCGCCGCGAGGCGGCCCGGGGGACGTCAGCGGCGCCGGCGCCGGACCCCCGGTAGCCCCGGTAGCCCCGGGAGCCCTGGGAGCGCGGCCCGGCGGCGGGACACCTCCCCGCGCAAGCGGTCGAGGGCGCCCGCGAGCGCGTCGTAGGAGCGGTCGAGCCGTTCGTGGCGGCGGATCTCGTCGCGGTAGGTGCGCCGCAGGACGCCGAAGCGGTCGACGAGCCCGGGCAGCAGGTCCTGCCCCGTCGGGGTCAGGACGAGGCGCACCGTGCGCCGGGCCACCGGCTCCAGCCGCTTCTTGTAGGCCTCGTCCCCGCGCAGCAGGTCGAGCTCGGTGAACCCCGACACGATCGCGCGCCGGAGCAGGCGCAGCAGCAGCAGCGTCCCCGGACCGGTCGCGGCGTAGCGGGACCGGTAGGACTGCACGTACCCGTGCAGCGCGCGCGGGCCGGCCAGGCAGAACGCGTAGGCGACGAGCTCGCCGTCGACCCGCAGCCCCGACAGCTGCACCGTGCCGGCCGGGGCCGACCACAGCACCTCGGTCAGGGTGCGGCCGGAGGCCCCGCGCCAGGGCCGGCGCCGGCGGGCGGCGTGGGGGTGGGCGTCGTCGACCTCGGCCAGCTCGGTGACGAGCTCCTCGAGCCGGTCGGCGGCGGCCTCGGGGTCCTGCGCCCGCAGCTCGGCCAGGCCGTCCAGCAGGTCGTCGGCCACGACGAGCTCGCCGAGCTCGGCCAGCCGGCGCCACTGGCGCCGTTCCTCGTGGCGCGCGTGCCGGCCCAGGGCCGCGTCGTGCTCGGCGACGGTGGCCGGCAGCGGGACGACCTGGACGGTCGCCTGCGGCAGGGTGCGGACGGCGTAGCCGCGGTGGAGGGCCCACTGCGTCAGCAGCTCGACCTGCTCGCCGCCGGCGGGGACCTGCTCGAGGTCGAGCACCGCCCCGGGGGCCTCGCGCACGGCGCCGTCCAGGACCGCCGCGACCAGCCGCGCCACGGAGACGCCGGTGTCCGGGTCGGCCAGGACGGCGGCGTAGTCGCTGCCGCCGGCCCCGAGGAAGGTCAGCAGCGGCCGCGGACCCCCCAGCAGCGCGAAGGCCCCGAAGGCCAGCAGGCGCCCGTCGCGGCGGACGCTGACGAGCAGCGGCTCCCCCGCCCCGAGGTGGGTGTGCACGGCGCGCAGCCAGTCGGGACCGGTGAAGGGCGACTGGCCCGCGCGGGCGGCGAGCACGCGCCACTCCGGGACGGGGGCGCTGTCGAGGTGGCGGCGGACGGTGACGGACAGCCCCTGGGCCGGGTCCTGGACGAGTTCGAGGTCGGCCGTGCGGTGCGGGGGCAGCGCGAGGTCCGTCACCGCCACCACCCCCCGCACGAGATGGGCCCCACCCGTGCGCAGGACCCGTGCGCGCACCTTAACCGCGCCTCACGACACGAGCACGGACCCTCCCCACGCGGCGTCGCACTATCGACGCAGCGTCACCGGAGCCTCACTCAGGGCCGTGATCTGCGCCCCGCGGCGGTCGGGACCCCGACCGCCGCGGCACGTCGGCGACCGCGGAGGTCAGGCGTGGGCCGGGGAGCGGGCCCCGGCGCTCTGGGCCCGCTCCAGCGACCGCTTGCGCAGCGCCTCGGACTGCTCGCCGATCTTGACGGCCTTCGCCTCGTCGCGCGTGAGGTTCACCCCCGTCGTCGGGTCGAACACGTGCATCCGCCGCGGGTCGAACCACAGGTTCGCGGTGTCCCCGTCGCGCACCCCGCTCATGGCGTCCAGCGTCACGACGAGCTGGGAGCGCAGGCTCTCCCCGTCCAGCTCCCGGTCCAGCTCGGCCAGCTGCTCGCGGGTCTCGTCGGCGGCCTCGAACGGGATGTAGGCGTACAGCTCGTTGCCCAGCCACTCGGTCACGTCGACCTGCGCGGAGAACGTCACGGCCGCCTCCGGGGCGTCGGTGACGTCGGCGTCGTCGAAGTGCTCCGGGCGCACCCCCACGATGAGCAGCTTGCCCTCGTAGCTGCCGTCGACCTGCTCGGGCCGCGGCACCTCGCAGAACGGCAGCTGCAACGTCGTGCCCCTCACCCGGGCGGGCAGGAAGTTCATCGGCGGGGACCCGATGAACCCGGCCACGAAGAGGTTGACGGGCTGCTCGTACAGCTCGCGCGGGCTCGCCACCTGCTGCAGGACGCCCTTGCGCAGGACCGCCACCCGGTCGCCGAGGGTCATGGCCTCGGTCTGGTCGTGCGTGACGTAGACCGTCGTCGTGCCCAGCGAGCGCTGCATGCGGGCGATCTCGGTGCGCATCTGCCCGCGCAGCTTCGCGTCGAGGTTCGACAGCGGCTCGTCGAACAGGAACGCCTTGGCGTCGCGGACGATGGCCCGCCCCATGGCGACGCGCTGGCGCTGGCCCCCGGACAGGTTCGCGGGCTTGCGGTCGAGGTGCTCGTTGAGCTCGAGCATGTCCGCCGCGCGCTGGACCCGTTCGCGCACCTCCGCCTCGGGCACCTTGGAGTGGTTCAGGCGCAGCGGGAAGGCGATGTTCTCGCCCACCGTCAGGTGCGGGTAGAGGGCGTAGTTCTGGAACACCATCGCCAGGTCGCGGTCGCGCGGGGCGAGGTCGTTGACGCGCTCGCCGTCGATGAGCAGGTCCCCGTCGCTGATGTCCTCCAGCCCGACGATCATCCGCAGCAGCGTCGACTTCCCGCAGCCGGAGGGGCCGACGAGGATGACGAACTCGCCGTCGGCGATGTCGAGGCTGACGTCGTTCACGGCGGGGAAGCCGTCACCGTACTTCTTGACGATGTTCTTCAGTTCGATGCGAGCCATGGTTCAGATCAACCCTTCACGGCACCGTTGGTGAGACCTGCGACGATGCGGCGCTGGAACACCAGCGCCAGGACCACGACGGGGATCGTGACGATGACGGCCGCGGCCGAGATCGCCCCCGTCGGCTGGACGAAGTAGCTGGACCCGGTGAAGCTCGACAGCGCCGCCGGGACCGGCTGCGCGTCCGACGTCGAGGTCAGCGAGATGCCGAACACGAAGTCGTTCCAGGCGATGAAGAACGCGATGATCGCCGTGGTGAACACCCCGGGGGCGGCGAGCGGGACGATCACCTTGCGGAACGCCTGCCAGCTCGTGGCCCCGTCCACCTGCGCGGCCTGCTCCATGTCCCACGGGATGCCCCGGAAGAACGCCGACATGGTCCAGATCGAGATGGGCAGGGTCAGGGCCAGGTAGGGGATGATCAGACCGGGGATCGTGTCGTAGAGCCCGATCTGGCGCCACAGGTTGAACAGCGGCGTCACCATCGTGATGACGGGGAACACCGCGACGGCCAGCGCGCTCGTCAGGACGACCCGCTTGCCCGGGAAGTCCAGCCGCGCGATCGCGTAGGCCGCGAACATGGCCAGCACGACCGCGATGAACGTCGCGACGAGGCACGTGATGATCGAGTTCCGCAGCGCCGGCAGGAACAGGTCGGCCCCGTCGCCGGCGAAGATGCCCTGGTAGTTGGCCCAGGTCGCGTTCGTGGGGAAGAACGTCTTCTCGCTGAGCGCGGCCTCGGACTTCAGGCTCATCGAGACGATGTAGACCACCGGCACGATCGCGTACAGGACGATGAGGAGCGCCCCGACGTACCAGCCGGTCTTCTCCTTCGCGGACATCGCACCCATCAGCCTTCACCTCTCGCCCGGGCCAGGTCGACCTTGAACACCTTGATGGCGATGAAGCAGATCGCCAGGACGCACACGAACAGCAGCACCGAGACCGCCGACCCCAGCCCGATCTCCAGGCGGGAGATCGTCTGGTTGTAGGCCAGGGAGGAGACCGTCTCGGTCCCCGCCGCACCCTTGGTCATGATGTAGACGTTGTCGAAGATGCGGAACGCGTCGAGCGCGCGGAACAGCAGGGCCACCATGATCGACGCCTTCATGTTCGGCAGCGTCACCTTCCACAGCCGTTCCCACGCCGTCGCGCCGTCGACCTTGGCCGCCTCGGTCATGTCCGAGGGGACCTGCGCCAGACCGGCGAGCAGCAGCAGGGAGATGAACGGCGTGGTCTTCCAGATCTCCGAGAGGCAGATGACCGCCAGCGCGCTCCACTTGTTGGCGAACACGTCGAAGTCGTCGAGGCCGAGCACGACGTTCATGAAACCCGTCGTCAGCCCGAAGGCGTACTGCCACGCGTAGGCGGACACGACCGTGATGACGGCGTAGGGGACGAGGATCGCCGTGCGCACGATCGGCCGCAGCCAGCCGAGCACCTTGTGCATGACCATGGCCAGCGCGAAGCCGATGACGAGCTCCACGGCGACGGTGACCACCGTGATCATCGCGGTGTTGCCCAGGGCCTTCCACCACAGGCTGTCCGTGAGGATCACGCCGTAGTTCTTCAGGCCGACGAACTCCCGGTCGCCCGGGGCCGTGAGCCGGTAGCTGAACAGCGACTCGTACAGCGCCTGCAGGATCGGGTAGCCCGTGACGGCCACGAGGATGACGAACGCCGGGCCGGCGAGGTACCAGCCGAGGCGCGCCTCGGCCCGGGCCTTGTCCGAACCCCGCGCCCGTCTCTTCGCCGGCCGGGAGACCGACAGGTCCCCCGCCGACCGCGTCTCGACCTGGCTCACAGCAGCTTCTCCCCTCGGAGAACCTCACCGATGTACTCCTGGGAGGCGCCCGGGGTGCGGTCCGTGACCCCCGAGACGGGCTGCCACTGGTCGGCGATGCCCTGGCTCACCTCGTTGTAGTAGGCCGTCTGCGGTCGCGGCGCGGCGGCCTGCAGGGAGGTCCGGATGGTGTCGTACATGGGGTACGCCTCCTGGACCTGCGGGTCGTCGTAGACCGACTCCAGCGCCGCCGGGTTGCCGTCGGAGACCATGTACGCGGCCTGGTTCTGCTCCGAGACGATGCAGGAGACGGCCTGGAACGCCGCGTCCTGGTGCTCGCTGAACGCGCTGACGCCGATGTCGATGCCGCCGAGCGGGGGTTTGGCCTCCTGGCCCTCGCTCATCGCGGGGTAGGTCGTCCAGCCGTAGTCGTCGAAGACCGCCTGGTCCATCGTGCCTTCCTCGGCCGCCGACTTGCCCTGGGCGTAGACGAACGGCCAGTTCACCATGAAGGCGGCGCCCCCCTGCTGGAACAGGTTGGCGGTGGCCGCCTCGTCGCGGTTGTCGATGCCCGGCCCGCCGACACCCGCGGCGGTGATGTCCTGCATCACCTTCGCCGCGGCCTTCCCGGCGTCGGACTCCAGCCCGAGCCGGATGTCGGGGCCCTTGGCGTCGGGGTTCTCGATGACCTCGCCCCCGGCGGAGGCGATCATCGCGTTGACCCACACCGTCATGGACTCCGCCCGCTGCCCCTGGACGCCGA harbors:
- the glpX gene encoding class II fructose-bisphosphatase; translated protein: MELVRVTEAAAMAGGRWVGRGDKNKADGAAVNAMRTLIGTVSMNGTVVIGEGEKDNAPMLYNGERVGDGSGAECDVAVDPIDGTTLTARGMPNAVSVLAVAERGTMYDPSAVFYMDKLAVGPEGADVVDIRLPIRENVRKLAKAKKRWVEDVTVCILDRPRHAQLAQEVRDAGARIKFISDGDVAGAVMAAREGTGVDLLLGVGGTPEGIITACAMHCLGGTIQGRLWPRDDDERQKALDAGHDLDAVLDTEALVASDNVYFVVTGITDGELVDGVRYRGDTITTSSIVMRSKSGTIRKVESEHRLSKLQAYSAVDFTGPR
- a CDS encoding 4-hydroxy-3-methylbut-2-enyl diphosphate reductase produces the protein MSTPAQRAAWDGGKRVLLAAPRGYCAGVDRAVIAVEKALDLYGAPVYVRKEIVHNKHVVKTLQARGAVFVDETDAVPEGEHLVFSAHGVSPAVRAAAEARSLQTIDATCPLVTKVHKEAVRFAKQDAEILLIGHTGHEEVEGTAGEAPEHITIVDNPDVADRIEVKDPDNLVWLSQTTLSVDETMETVRRLRQRFPNLQDPPSEDICYATSNRQVAIKKIAPEADLVIVVGSANSSNSVRLAEVALDAGARAAHRVDNAGEIDDAWFAGVTTVGLTSGASVPEVLVDEVLAHLRERGYGAVEEVTTAMEDLQFALPTDLRRDLKAANVTGGRRTLPVTPV
- the xseA gene encoding exodeoxyribonuclease VII large subunit, producing the protein MPADPTAPPPARRPTTAGETTAENPWPVRLLAAKMDAYIAKMPWTWVEGQVVQVNDRPGASVVFVTLRDADTDMSLPVTIARRVLSRLREALPDGLGHGTRVVVHAKPEFFAKRGSLSLAADDVRPVGVGELLARLEHLKRVLRSEGLFDASRKKELPFLPHTVGLVCGRASAAERDVVENARLRWPAVRFEVREVAVQGPNAVTEVVQALAELDADPHVEVVVLARGGGNVEDLLPFSNEALVRAVARARTPVVSAIGHEVDSPLVDLVADVRASTPTDAARLVVPDVAEELAGVAQLRARARRGVAARVEREEHALAALRSRPVLAAPHVLVETRAAEVDALRERARRSVQHRLERAGVEVEHLRTSVRALSPRSTLLRGYAVVQRPDGGLVRVPGDAPDGTRLRIRLPDGEVAATAG
- a CDS encoding DUF4245 domain-containing protein; the encoded protein is MSTPETTPSAEQIAAGEDPRGVPPAPRRGGNVQSMVLSMAVILAFVAVVVWLIPRPNAIEQPAVDVRNAAAGAVSQLPFNPVVPDVPQGWTATSANVNRSTDGVLTWHVGYRTDGGKYLALETAQGTTRTWLKAQTQSGDADGEQTIDGQAWQRYLQPDRERYSLTRTQDGQTLLVTGEGGYDLLAQLVTAAEQGWADAGTPWGVKEG
- a CDS encoding PrsW family glutamic-type intramembrane protease, yielding MDQTLTRTTTARRRAARFSWLAVLVAGVVAYVVVLRVMVRTQNLNFFPSLLLIGAITVPVTVLAFAETGGRARPGGPAVRGWLVATVAIAGGVVGTVTAGTLEYDTLRTLGTVPMLFVGVIEEFAKLIVPLVLFLVLRPKDPRGGVVVGVAAGTGFAVLETMGYGFQELLRARSIAAVDGELLLRGLLSPACHIAWTGMTVAVLWRIPTARHRVRAVWAFVATYAAAVALHATWDSSGSQLVHLVVAVVGLVVLFVFVHRAHRREAARGTSAAPAPDPR
- a CDS encoding GNAT family N-acetyltransferase gives rise to the protein MTDLALPPHRTADLELVQDPAQGLSVTVRRHLDSAPVPEWRVLAARAGQSPFTGPDWLRAVHTHLGAGEPLLVSVRRDGRLLAFGAFALLGGPRPLLTFLGAGGSDYAAVLADPDTGVSVARLVAAVLDGAVREAPGAVLDLEQVPAGGEQVELLTQWALHRGYAVRTLPQATVQVVPLPATVAEHDAALGRHARHEERRQWRRLAELGELVVADDLLDGLAELRAQDPEAAADRLEELVTELAEVDDAHPHAARRRRPWRGASGRTLTEVLWSAPAGTVQLSGLRVDGELVAYAFCLAGPRALHGYVQSYRSRYAATGPGTLLLLRLLRRAIVSGFTELDLLRGDEAYKKRLEPVARRTVRLVLTPTGQDLLPGLVDRFGVLRRTYRDEIRRHERLDRSYDALAGALDRLRGEVSRRRAALPGLPGLPGLPGVRRRRR
- a CDS encoding exodeoxyribonuclease VII small subunit, with product MPPEPSTEPTAEPLAPSDLSYEQARDELADVVRRLETGGTGLEEALALWERGEALADRCQQWLDGARARLDAAREGGPGAG
- a CDS encoding DNA recombination protein RmuC, with amino-acid sequence MDVVALLVGLLAGLAAGVVAGILLARWVHRARTDPEAQAVRTERDLLRARVAELEDRVGAGHELTATVTPVAASLQRVEAQVAALERDRVEQFARLSEQLRTVAEGTDALRDQTATLAGALRASSSRGSWGEVQLRRVVEHAGMLDRVDFSEQSTLTTRSGRTVRPDLVVNLPGGKHVVVDAKAPLAAFLRAGEAADDGERRRELAAHARAVRGHVDALAAKEYPSAVEDSPDVVVCFVPGEAFLAAACEADPALLEHAMSRRVVLATPTTLLALLRTVALTWQQDAVAGGARELFEVGRELYERLGTLGGHTAALGRTLHRAVEDYNRFVGTLERRVLVSARRIRDLDLADEDLPAPRPLEDTVRPLTAPELLEEPVAALRRE
- a CDS encoding carbohydrate kinase family protein, whose product is MGTPSAGARTVVVGEALVDVVHRAGETDSVEHPGGSPLNVAYGLGRLEHDVALLTRLGDDAHGRLLRAHLDSGGVRLLPGAVDGDRTSTARAEIDAEGKATYEFDLVWRLPGTPLPDDVALVHTGSIGAAVSPGADSALALLRAVRGRATTSYDPNVRPAFFESPARALARVEEFVEAADVVKASDEDIAWLLPGEDVEDVARRWQSRGPALVVVTRGSRGAVAVSGPGTLHVPAPRVDVVDTVGAGDAFMSGLLHALAEHDLLGGGALPRLRRLDLGTFEDLVTTAIRSASITCSRAGANPPTRAELAAGLP